Proteins encoded in a region of the Flavobacterium sp. MDT1-60 genome:
- a CDS encoding transketolase C-terminal domain-containing protein codes for MKPLDNNVLHSVFSNFNRIITIEEAINGGFGSAVLEFADTKMNIQILGIPDVFIEHGTVNQLQQLCKIDVKSLVNLFSTDSK; via the coding sequence ATTAAACCACTAGACAACAATGTTTTACACTCTGTTTTCTCTAATTTCAACCGCATAATTACTATCGAAGAAGCAATAAATGGAGGATTTGGAAGTGCTGTTTTAGAGTTTGCTGACACAAAAATGAATATCCAAATTTTGGGTATTCCTGACGTATTTATTGAGCATGGAACCGTGAATCAATTGCAACAATTGTGTAAAATTGACGTTAAAAGTTTGGTAAATCTTTTTTCAACCGATTCAAAATAA